AGGCCGTGCAGGGCCACGCGGTGAGCAAGGTCAGCATCGCACAAGCAGCAAGCGAAGATACGGATACTGTTCCAACCGGGGCTAAGGACGCATCATGACGGACTACCTCATCCCCATCATCGTCATCTTGGTGTTGGTCGCCATCAACGGCCTCTTTGTAGCCGCGGAGTTCGCCATTGTCGGCGTGCGGCACAGCCGCATCAGCGAACTCGCCGAGGAAGGACTTGCCACGGCGCACACCCTCAAAGGGATCCTTGACAAGCAAGAGAACCTCGACCGCTACATCGCCGTCGCGCAACTCGGCATCACCCTCGCCAGCATCGGGCTGGGCATGTACGGCGAGAGATCGGTCGCCGCCTGGCTCTACGGACCGCTCGAGCACTACGGTGGGCTCGGTTACGCGGCGTCGCATCTGGTGGGTACCATCGTCGCCGTCAGCCTGCTGACCTACCTGCACGTCGTCTTTGGCGAGATGATACCTAAAGCGCTGGCCCTGCAGGCACCCGAAGGCACGTCATTCAAGGTAGCTACGCCGATGCTCGTCTTTAGCCGCCTCTTCTACCCTGCCGTGTTCGTGCTGAACACCGTCAGCAACGCCCTATTGCGGCTCCTGAGGATCCCCATTTCGGACCCCATGGGCAGGCTCTATAGCCCCCAGGAACTCGAGTTGCTGGTCGCGGAAAGCCATGAGAGCGGGAGCCTCGGTGGCGAACAGCGAACGCTCATCCAGAACATCTTTGACTTCGGCGAGCGGATCGTGCAGCAGGTGATGATCCCCCGAAGGCGCGTGGTGGCTATCGAGGTCGACAGTAGCCCAGGGGTCATCTGGGACCTCCTGAAGACGGAAGGGTACAGCCGCATCCCCGTTTACGAGGGCAACCTCGACACTATCGTGGGCATCATGCACATCAAGAGCTTTATTCGCCAGCAGGTGAATAGCCCTAAATCCTTTGACCTTAGGGACCTCTTGCGCAAGCCCTTGCACGTGCTCGAGCAGATGCCCGCGGAGGAAGTCCTCGAGTTGCTCAAGCGCAGCAAGAACCACATGGCGGTGGTGGTCGACGAGAGCGGCGGCACCTCGGGCATCGTGACGCTCGAAGACCTCCTCGAGGAGGTCGTTGGCCCACTGGGGGACGAGTTCGACCGGGACGAGCCGGACATCGAGAGGCTTGGTAATGACAGCTTGCGTGTGAGCGGTGAGGTGCTCTTCGAGGAACTTAATGAAACCTACCGTACCGCCTTGCGTTCAGAGCATGCCGAAACGATCGCAGGTTTGGTTCTTGAGGCATTGGGCCGGCCTGCTAGGGTTGGTGACACTGTGACGGTTTCGGGGGTCGAGCTGGCGGTTGAAGGGGTTGAGGCTCTAGCCATAAAGAAAGTGCGTGTGGAGCTCCCATCGAGTCCAACTCCCAGCCATGACAAGGCTAGCGGCTAGCGACCGCCGGGGCATGACAGCGATAGGTTCATCCAGCAGGTTACGCCGCATCACCGTACTCGCTGTCCGCAGCTCTACCCCATCAGTTGTTGTGGGGAACGGAACATTCTCTATAGCGCTCAAAACAGCGCGGAGCGTGACAGGGCCTTTAGGCAAGCCCAAGAGGCCGCAAAAGGTGATGAGGCGAGATTGTAGAGTCAAGGACTTATGGGAAGTTGTACTAGCGCGGACTGCGGAGGACCCAAAGAAGGCTGACGAGGAAGGCGCCCGGCAATCCGTAACGGGATTGGGGCGGCTAGGCCTTTGGGGCTCGCCCGGTGCTTCTGTGTCTACCCTTACCTCCTCCTTACCTCGGCGTTTTACCGTGTGGGGGTGATCTCACCCCACGCACCCGTGGGGCTGAGGCTGGCCTTGCCGGCGCGAGAACACCATCCGCACCCGTGGGACCGCGGCGAGGCCAGCGCGCTAAGCG
The Deinococcota bacterium genome window above contains:
- a CDS encoding hemolysin family protein, with translation MTDYLIPIIVILVLVAINGLFVAAEFAIVGVRHSRISELAEEGLATAHTLKGILDKQENLDRYIAVAQLGITLASIGLGMYGERSVAAWLYGPLEHYGGLGYAASHLVGTIVAVSLLTYLHVVFGEMIPKALALQAPEGTSFKVATPMLVFSRLFYPAVFVLNTVSNALLRLLRIPISDPMGRLYSPQELELLVAESHESGSLGGEQRTLIQNIFDFGERIVQQVMIPRRRVVAIEVDSSPGVIWDLLKTEGYSRIPVYEGNLDTIVGIMHIKSFIRQQVNSPKSFDLRDLLRKPLHVLEQMPAEEVLELLKRSKNHMAVVVDESGGTSGIVTLEDLLEEVVGPLGDEFDRDEPDIERLGNDSLRVSGEVLFEELNETYRTALRSEHAETIAGLVLEALGRPARVGDTVTVSGVELAVEGVEALAIKKVRVELPSSPTPSHDKASG